The Brassica oleracea var. oleracea cultivar TO1000 chromosome C7, BOL, whole genome shotgun sequence sequence CCGAGACAGTAGTTGTAATAGCTGAAACAAGATCCATTCCTCTCTCTTTTGCATACCTAAATGCTTCTTCCTCTGATACTAGTTTCGATAGTACATAAACCTAGTCGTCCACACCAAGTCTAAAGTTATTTACAACGTGCCTAAATGAACTGTAATGATTTATACTATTGTAATGCTAGCATTTACCCATCCACTTGCTTTTGTTTTAAGTACATGATCAATGGGAGTCTTGCAAGTCTCATCTACGATTGATCTCCACTGTTCATTCTCATCTTTGGCTGTGAGGGTACTGATGGATGACGTGAAGACAACTCTCTTGACTGATTTTGACTTCAGACAAGAACCTAGTACGTTCCGTACGCCTTTTATCGCCGGGTCAACGACTTTGTTCTGGACATAACTGTCTGACATTCAAAACCAATACCACATCGATGAAACTTTTCCATTATTTACTACATTTTAAATTGACGTTTCACCATATCATGGTCAATGTTTCAGAGGATTATATTGGTCATATATAACATTCTAGTATTAGTACAAAACCGAAGATTTTGGTTTATAGCGGTTAACGCAATGTGAAAAGCTGAAAAAAAAAAACGGTACGTGCAACGAGAAGGTTGTACCTAGATTAACGTGATCCGGTGAGATATCAAACTCCATGGAAGCCGCGACATGGAACACGCCATCACAGCCCTTAACGGCGTCATCGAAGCTGCCTTCATCTTGAAGATCCGCTCGGAATAATCTAAGCCGTTCGTTTCCTCTCCACTTGGATTTTAAATATTGAGATTTTGCTGTCAGAGGAAGAAGCTATTAGGTTAACTCTGATTACTTCAAAGCTATTTTTCAAATCAGTCCAACTTTGAGTCTGATTAACCAATTCGTCCATAATTATTCTGAAACGCTCTGTAAAATATCTAAGATTTGAAGTTTCAAAAAAAAAGTATCTAAGATTTGATATAATTAAATTAACAAATTAACACTTCATAAATTTAACAAATAATTTCAGAGCCATGCAAAAACTTATATGATACCAACCGAATAGTTTCAAGAAATTGAAATTAGTTTCTGTTTTTCCGTAAACAAGAGAGTACCAAGATCTCTGAGAGTGGCGTGAACTGTGTAGCCTCTTTCGAGAAGAGACTTAACCAACCAAGAACCGATGTATCCACTGGCACCCGTTACGCAATACGTCGTCGCTTTTCCTTCCTCTCCGTTCAGCTCCATTGTCTCTCTCGCTTTCCTCTCCGAAAGCCAAAGTGGGTTTAGAGAGTTAATTATTAATTTTTGGCTTGTAACGATACCACCACCGTCTTTTGTCTGTGCTATTTTAATATTGCATGTTTGTTTCTTTCTGGTTTGGTGTTAACTTTTTTGTATTTTATAACAAAATTGTGTTTTCCAAAATCTGACGTTCGGAAAACTACGAGACAACCCCATTTTTTATTTCTTTTTGGCATTTTATGACATTTGGTAAGATAAGATTATTGTATCACTGGTGTTGTTATCACAGTGCATTTTGATATATATGAAGAAGAGAAGGTAAAAAAGATAGAACATACATCACTGGATAAGACAGAAGAAGAGTGAAATATTAAAAACAGTTAGCTAGCTGTAGAAAACAGCTACTTGTGCAGGTTTTTTAATTTTTGGCTCCTGACTTTGTTGCTTCCATTTATCTCGACGCCGTAGATTATGAATAACACCAGTCATGGAGCCTCATTTCCATCCAACTCTTGTGTCTTTCTAAGCGCTTTTGAAGAACTTCCACATCAAATAGGAAGGCTTCCAAGACATTGTTGGAATACTAAGATGGGCTGGGCCACAGATCCACACTTTACCCATCAATGGAATAATCATCTCGCAAACATCATAAGCAGTATACAATTTGTAGTTCTACAAAAAATCTTTAATATTTAATACTATGTAACTATATAGCTTATCGGTTTTATAACAATATTTATCTACGGATACGCCAGCCTACGTGATTAAAACGACAAAAACATGCAATCTTTGGATGCAAAGTGTGAAACCCCGCGTTTCTGCGGATCAATAATTTACAACTCATTTTCGTTATCTGCTAGATGAATTTATATGTATAGATATAATAATGTTTGTATACGTATTCGCATCTAAACTAGCATGATACTGTGATACAAGTAATTGTTGACATAATTCTTTTTTTTATAATAACTATTCTTGTCGACATGATGAAATGGTGGGTAGTGTCTGGCAGAGGCGAATTTAGAGAACATATTCAATGGGCGCATTATTTGTAACAAAATTTTACAATGTATGAAAAAGATTTGAACTCAAGATATGCATATATAGGCTGAGTTTTGCCATCTGTTCTACCAAAATTTTAATGTTTTGTCTATAAAATTGTGAATATCAATATAGTTATGGGTACACTTGCCACCACTACTCATAAGGTGGCTTCGCCCTGTTTGGTGAATAAAAAAGAGAAAGTTGGGTATTACATAGACACAAACCGCTTCACACATACAAAGATGGTATGGTAAGAACAATAAGGTGATCTTTGA is a genomic window containing:
- the LOC106304401 gene encoding dihydroflavonol-4-reductase, yielding MELNGEEGKATTYCVTGASGYIGSWLVKSLLERGYTVHATLRDLAKSQYLKSKWRGNERLRLFRADLQDEGSFDDAVKGCDGVFHVAASMEFDISPDHVNLDSYVQNKVVDPAIKGVRNVLGSCLKSKSVKRVVFTSSISTLTAKDENEQWRSIVDETCKTPIDHVLKTKASGWVYVLSKLVSEEEAFRYAKERGMDLVSAITTTVSGPFLTPSLPSSLQVLLSPISGDSKLFAILSAVNKRMGSIGLVHIEDICMAHLFLMEEPKAEGQYICCVDNIDMHELMLNHFSKECLCKVHKVDDDLEERQSLMKPKISSKKLRDLGFEYKYGIDEIIYQTIDASINFRFPTLDQRLKQ